In Palleronia sp. LCG004, a single window of DNA contains:
- the folE2 gene encoding GTP cyclohydrolase FolE2, translating into MDLSTSEPDRDLSPEEVRALLARLSLWAADAGDDKIAAVDPRLRAFLPGQGWADSGDLSVGYDAEFKSTEAYRATLPDLQNSVVEADGRVLQHVGISNFRLPIHYLVKDSTELILETSVTGTVSLGADRKGINMSRIMRSFYRHADRTFSFRVIESALDDYKADLEAHDARIQMRISYPMKLSSLRSGLEGYQYYDIALELVDRGGVRSKILHLDYVYSSTCPCSLALSEHARSARGRLATPHSQRSVARISVVLDEEAGTLWFEDLVELCRHAVPTETQVMVKREDEQAFAELNAAHPIFVEDAARHFARALRSDTRIGDFRIVASHQESLHSHDAVSVLTEGATFDHASLDPRLFSGLVHGG; encoded by the coding sequence ATGGATCTGTCGACGAGCGAGCCCGATCGTGACCTTTCCCCAGAAGAGGTCCGCGCGCTTCTGGCGCGGCTTAGCCTGTGGGCCGCCGATGCGGGCGACGATAAAATTGCCGCCGTCGATCCGCGGTTGCGCGCATTTCTGCCGGGCCAGGGTTGGGCCGATTCAGGCGACTTATCCGTAGGGTACGATGCCGAGTTCAAGTCGACGGAGGCCTACCGCGCAACGTTGCCTGACTTGCAGAACTCCGTGGTGGAAGCGGATGGCCGTGTATTGCAGCATGTGGGTATCAGCAATTTCCGCCTTCCGATTCATTACCTCGTCAAGGATTCGACCGAGCTCATCCTCGAGACGAGCGTGACCGGTACCGTCAGTCTGGGTGCCGATCGCAAGGGCATCAACATGTCGCGCATCATGCGCAGCTTCTATCGCCATGCCGACCGGACGTTCAGCTTCCGTGTGATCGAGAGCGCGCTTGACGATTACAAGGCGGATCTCGAGGCGCATGACGCGCGGATCCAGATGCGGATCTCGTATCCGATGAAGCTTTCGAGCCTGCGATCTGGGCTGGAAGGGTATCAGTATTACGACATCGCGCTGGAATTAGTGGATCGAGGTGGTGTGCGGAGCAAGATCCTGCATCTCGACTATGTCTATTCGTCCACCTGCCCATGCTCGCTGGCGCTAAGCGAACATGCGCGCTCAGCGCGTGGCAGGCTTGCCACGCCGCATTCACAGCGATCGGTCGCGCGGATTTCGGTCGTCCTCGACGAGGAGGCGGGAACGCTTTGGTTTGAGGATCTGGTGGAGCTCTGCCGCCACGCGGTGCCGACGGAAACACAGGTCATGGTCAAGCGCGAGGACGAACAGGCCTTTGCGGAACTGAATGCCGCGCATCCCATCTTCGTCGAAGACGCGGCGCGACATTTCGCGCGCGCGCTGCGTTCGGATACGCGGATCGGCGATTTCCGCATCGTCGCCTCGCATCAGGAAAGCCTGCATAGCCACGACGCGGTCAGCGTTCTGACCGAGGGGGCGACCTTCGATCATGCCAGCCTCGATCCACGTCTTTTCTCTGGCCTCGTCCACGGCGGCTGA
- the metZ gene encoding O-succinylhomoserine sulfhydrylase, whose amino-acid sequence MSESWKSRTQGVHSGIRRSQYGEVSEAIFLTQGFVYDSAEAAAQRFESLGEDEFIYARYGNPTVRMFEDRIAAIEGAEDAFATASGMAAVNGALTSMLKAGDHIVSSRALFGSCLYILEEILTRYGVEVTFVDGLDLDQWRGAVRADTRAVFLETVSNPALEVIDLRAVAKIAHEVGATVVVDNVFATPVFSRALEMGADVVVYSATKHIDGQGRALGGVIVGTREFIRKTVEPYLKHTGGAMSPFTAWIMLKGLETMELRVRAQTDTAGRLAEALAGDERLSRVVYPGVADHPQAGVAAEQMRGPGTILALDIAGGRAAAFRFLNALKLVTISNNLGDAKSIITHPATTTHQRLEQTMRDRLGITDGLVRLSVGLEDPEDLLDDLRSALDAI is encoded by the coding sequence ATGAGCGAATCCTGGAAAAGCCGGACGCAGGGCGTCCATTCGGGCATCAGACGCAGTCAGTACGGCGAGGTGAGCGAGGCGATCTTCCTTACGCAGGGCTTTGTCTATGACAGTGCCGAGGCCGCCGCGCAGAGGTTCGAGAGCCTTGGCGAGGACGAGTTCATCTATGCCCGCTACGGCAACCCGACTGTGAGAATGTTCGAGGACCGCATTGCGGCAATCGAAGGGGCCGAGGATGCGTTCGCCACGGCGTCCGGAATGGCCGCGGTCAACGGCGCACTCACCTCGATGCTGAAGGCAGGCGATCACATCGTGTCGTCGCGGGCCCTCTTCGGGTCATGCCTTTATATTCTCGAGGAGATTCTGACACGTTACGGTGTGGAGGTAACCTTCGTCGACGGGCTCGACCTCGACCAATGGCGCGGTGCGGTCCGGGCCGACACGAGGGCCGTGTTCCTCGAGACGGTGTCGAATCCCGCGCTCGAGGTCATCGACCTGCGTGCCGTGGCAAAGATCGCGCATGAGGTCGGTGCGACGGTCGTGGTCGACAACGTCTTCGCCACTCCGGTCTTTTCCCGCGCGCTGGAGATGGGGGCCGATGTCGTCGTCTATTCCGCGACGAAGCATATCGACGGACAGGGGCGGGCGCTGGGCGGTGTGATCGTCGGGACGCGGGAATTCATCCGCAAGACGGTCGAGCCCTATCTCAAGCATACCGGGGGCGCGATGTCCCCCTTTACGGCCTGGATCATGCTGAAGGGCCTCGAGACGATGGAACTGCGCGTGCGGGCGCAGACCGATACGGCAGGTCGGCTGGCCGAGGCGCTGGCGGGGGACGAGCGCCTTTCGCGGGTCGTCTATCCCGGCGTCGCGGACCATCCGCAGGCAGGCGTGGCGGCGGAACAGATGCGGGGGCCGGGCACGATTCTCGCGCTCGACATAGCAGGCGGTCGCGCGGCGGCGTTCCGGTTCCTCAATGCGCTTAAGCTCGTGACAATCTCGAACAATCTCGGCGATGCCAAGTCGATCATCACGCATCCGGCCACGACAACGCATCAGCGCCTCGAGCAGACAATGCGCGACCGTCTCGGAATTACCGACGGCCTTGTGCGGCTTTCGGTCGGTCTCGAGGATCCAGAGGACCTTCTCGACGATCTGCGGTCTGCGCTCGACGCGATCTGA
- a CDS encoding PilZ domain-containing protein: MDIRDRRWPSEVVVLIESRGERVKARVGDVSEGGIKMRSPKLSAEPGQVVTLFAARQSATGEIRWSRGDVYGVSFRPPLSDDMLAALTNGLYRAPTAEIAAHRRSQTTRGRHRPAPGYLATM, from the coding sequence ATGGATATACGCGATCGCAGATGGCCCTCGGAGGTCGTCGTGCTCATCGAGTCGCGCGGCGAGCGTGTGAAGGCCCGTGTGGGCGACGTGAGCGAGGGGGGCATCAAGATGCGCTCGCCCAAGCTTTCGGCCGAACCCGGTCAGGTCGTGACCCTCTTCGCCGCACGCCAATCCGCAACGGGCGAGATCCGCTGGTCCCGCGGCGACGTCTACGGCGTATCGTTCCGACCGCCCTTGTCCGACGATATGCTGGCCGCGCTTACGAACGGACTTTACCGCGCCCCCACAGCGGAAATCGCGGCCCATCGACGGAGCCAGACCACACGTGGGCGTCACCGGCCGGCCCCGGGCTACCTGGCGACGATGTAA
- a CDS encoding inner membrane-spanning protein YciB, with translation MADDSKKGLVTALELGPVALFFVGYLFLRDHTFTILGEEYTGFILMTALFVPILMASMAIIWKITGHLSRMQVMTLILVVVFGGLTVWLNDERFFKMKPTLIYLIFGIILLVGLLRGQSYLRMVMEGLVPLDETGWMILTRRFCAFFFGLAVLNEVVWRTMSTDAWVNFKTFGLTGAIFVFFIAQSRLFRDHGTGDAE, from the coding sequence ATGGCGGACGATTCGAAAAAGGGCCTCGTCACGGCGCTGGAGCTGGGGCCGGTCGCGCTCTTCTTCGTGGGGTACCTTTTCCTTCGCGATCATACGTTCACGATCCTGGGCGAGGAATATACCGGCTTCATCCTGATGACGGCTTTGTTCGTGCCGATCCTGATGGCGTCGATGGCGATCATCTGGAAGATCACGGGTCATCTGTCGCGGATGCAGGTGATGACATTGATCCTGGTTGTGGTCTTCGGCGGGCTGACGGTCTGGCTCAACGACGAGCGGTTCTTCAAGATGAAACCCACGCTGATCTACCTGATCTTCGGAATCATCCTGCTTGTCGGATTGCTGCGCGGGCAGAGCTATCTTCGGATGGTAATGGAAGGGCTGGTCCCGCTCGACGAAACGGGGTGGATGATCCTCACGCGGCGCTTCTGCGCGTTCTTCTTCGGGTTGGCCGTGCTGAACGAGGTGGTCTGGCGGACGATGTCAACGGATGCCTGGGTGAACTTCAAGACCTTCGGTCTCACCGGCGCGATCTTCGTGTTCTTCATCGCGCAGAGCCGTCTTTTCCGCGACCACGGGACAGGCGACGCCGAGTAA
- the ftsY gene encoding signal recognition particle-docking protein FtsY, which yields MSFFNKLKSKLFKSSSKLDEGIDSIVEEGGDTAPEDEGVARPDPEPAPPPVPAPEPEPDPGPPPAPQPQPGPPPAPDPFPRPEDPAPAPPPPEVPQETPPSEAPVAPTPIEIPDDSPPAARGSGMIGRLFGRGAAAAPVMRRPLDDDMLEQLEDLLITADMGVETAGRVTANMAEGRMGRRLSTNEIKTLLAQEIARIMEPVARPLPLYSKKPQVVLVVGVNGSGKTTTIGKLASQFRAAGKSVVIAAGDTFRAAAVEQLQVWGERAGVPVMTAPQGSDPASLAFEAMTRAEADGADLLMIDTAGRLQNRADLMEELAKIVRVIRKKDPDAPHNTVLVLDATTGQNALSQVETFQKLADVSGLVMTKLDGTARGGVLVALADRFGLPIHAIGVGEQIDDLAPFDPEEFASALTGAESRA from the coding sequence ATGTCGTTTTTCAACAAGCTGAAATCAAAGCTCTTCAAGTCGTCCTCGAAGCTCGACGAGGGGATCGACTCGATCGTCGAGGAGGGGGGCGATACCGCTCCTGAGGATGAGGGGGTCGCGCGACCCGATCCGGAGCCCGCTCCGCCGCCGGTTCCCGCGCCGGAACCCGAGCCCGATCCGGGCCCGCCGCCTGCGCCCCAGCCCCAGCCGGGGCCGCCGCCGGCACCCGACCCGTTCCCAAGGCCCGAGGATCCCGCACCGGCACCGCCGCCACCGGAAGTCCCGCAGGAAACCCCGCCGAGCGAGGCACCGGTTGCGCCCACGCCAATCGAGATCCCCGACGACAGCCCGCCCGCTGCACGGGGCTCGGGGATGATCGGGCGGCTTTTCGGGCGCGGGGCGGCTGCGGCTCCGGTCATGCGCCGGCCTCTCGATGACGACATGCTCGAACAGCTCGAGGATCTTCTCATCACGGCGGATATGGGCGTCGAGACGGCCGGTCGCGTCACTGCCAACATGGCCGAGGGGCGAATGGGACGCAGACTCTCGACGAACGAGATCAAGACGCTCCTGGCCCAGGAGATCGCGCGGATCATGGAGCCGGTCGCGCGTCCGTTGCCGCTCTATTCGAAGAAACCTCAGGTCGTCCTCGTCGTGGGTGTGAACGGGTCGGGCAAGACGACGACGATCGGCAAACTCGCGAGCCAGTTCCGCGCTGCTGGCAAGAGCGTCGTGATCGCGGCCGGCGACACGTTCCGCGCGGCCGCCGTCGAGCAGTTGCAGGTCTGGGGCGAACGGGCCGGCGTGCCGGTGATGACCGCACCGCAGGGCAGCGATCCGGCAAGCCTTGCCTTCGAAGCCATGACGCGGGCCGAAGCCGACGGGGCGGACCTCCTCATGATCGACACGGCCGGCAGGCTGCAGAACCGCGCCGACCTCATGGAGGAGCTGGCCAAGATCGTTCGGGTCATCCGCAAGAAGGATCCCGACGCGCCGCACAACACCGTCCTCGTCCTCGATGCCACGACCGGCCAGAATGCGCTGAGCCAGGTCGAGACGTTCCAGAAACTTGCCGATGTGTCGGGTCTGGTGATGACCAAGCTCGACGGAACGGCGCGGGGCGGCGTTCTCGTGGCGCTCGCCGACCGGTTTGGCCTACCCATTCACGCGATCGGCGTGGGCGAGCAGATCGACGATCTCGCGCCGTTCGATCCCGAGGAATTCGCGTCCGCTCTGACCGGCGCGGAGAGCCGAGCGTAA
- the xseA gene encoding exodeoxyribonuclease VII large subunit, whose product MDLLDDPDPGENAHEYTVSEISGAVKRVLEDGFGRVRVKGEVGRVFTARSGHLYFDVKDDRNVLASVAWKGQVGRLTTRPEEGMEVVATGRLTTFGSQSKYQLNVDDLRPAGVGALMAMLEKRKAQLQSEGLFDEARKRPLPYLPEIIGVVTSPSGAVIRDILHRLRERFPRRVLVWPVAVQGRDCAAEVARAIEGFNALSPGGALPRPDLLIVARGGGSIEDLWGFNEEVVARAAAASDIPLISAVGHETDTTLIDYVSDRRAPTPTAAAELAVPVRADLLVWLGGQGDRLGRALLRGVSDRRRHVEALSRALPRPETLLTSARQRLDMLDQRLEAALERSVSRRRARLVELGGGLRPASVRQGLGARRRQLDGNAMRLGPALGRAVAHGRDRLDRQALSLARLAPPKDVDRLRQKLSDHADRMTRAERRGIDSAARRLESLDRLRLSLGYEATLSRGYAVVRGDGQVVTTANAARKATKLEIQFADGRMTPAAGKPQKKAKPDPSPPPEQGKLL is encoded by the coding sequence ATGGACCTTCTCGACGATCCCGATCCGGGCGAAAACGCCCACGAATATACCGTTTCCGAAATTTCCGGAGCGGTGAAACGTGTGCTCGAGGACGGATTCGGCCGCGTCCGCGTCAAGGGCGAAGTCGGGCGCGTCTTTACCGCGCGTTCCGGCCACCTCTATTTCGATGTGAAGGACGACCGGAACGTGCTGGCCTCCGTCGCATGGAAGGGTCAGGTCGGTCGACTGACGACGCGTCCCGAGGAAGGGATGGAGGTCGTTGCGACCGGTCGGCTCACCACCTTCGGGTCGCAGTCGAAATACCAGTTGAACGTCGATGACCTGCGGCCCGCGGGCGTCGGTGCGCTGATGGCCATGCTGGAAAAGCGCAAGGCACAGCTTCAGTCCGAAGGGTTGTTCGACGAAGCCCGCAAGCGCCCGCTGCCCTATCTGCCCGAGATCATCGGCGTCGTGACCTCGCCTTCGGGCGCGGTCATCCGAGACATCCTCCACCGTCTGCGCGAAAGGTTTCCGCGCCGCGTCCTCGTTTGGCCCGTTGCGGTCCAGGGGCGCGATTGCGCGGCCGAGGTCGCCCGTGCGATCGAGGGTTTCAATGCGCTCAGCCCCGGCGGGGCGCTGCCGCGTCCCGATCTGCTGATCGTCGCGCGCGGTGGCGGCTCGATCGAGGATCTCTGGGGCTTCAACGAGGAGGTCGTGGCCCGCGCCGCCGCGGCGAGCGACATTCCACTGATCTCGGCCGTGGGCCACGAGACCGACACGACGCTGATCGATTACGTCTCGGATCGTCGCGCACCGACACCGACGGCCGCGGCCGAACTTGCGGTGCCGGTTCGCGCCGACCTGCTCGTCTGGCTGGGCGGGCAGGGTGACCGCCTGGGCCGTGCTCTTCTCAGAGGGGTGTCCGACAGGCGGCGCCACGTCGAGGCGCTGTCGCGCGCGCTGCCGCGGCCTGAAACGTTGCTCACCTCAGCGCGGCAGCGGCTCGACATGCTGGACCAAAGGCTCGAGGCCGCGCTCGAGCGATCCGTCTCGCGACGACGCGCGCGGCTCGTCGAGTTGGGTGGCGGGCTGCGTCCCGCATCCGTGCGACAGGGACTCGGGGCGCGGCGGCGGCAGCTCGACGGTAATGCAATGCGGCTCGGCCCCGCGCTCGGGCGGGCGGTGGCGCACGGTCGCGACCGGCTCGACCGGCAGGCGCTGTCGCTGGCCCGTCTGGCTCCGCCGAAGGATGTCGATCGCCTTCGCCAAAAGCTCAGCGATCATGCCGACCGGATGACCCGCGCCGAGCGACGCGGGATCGATAGTGCCGCGCGGCGTCTCGAATCGCTCGACAGGTTGCGACTTTCCCTCGGTTACGAGGCGACCCTATCGCGCGGCTATGCCGTCGTTCGCGGAGACGGGCAGGTGGTAACGACCGCCAACGCGGCGCGCAAGGCGACCAAGCTCGAGATACAATTCGCCGATGGCCGAATGACGCCTGCCGCCGGCAAGCCGCAGAAGAAAGCCAAACCCGATCCCTCGCCGCCGCCGGAGCAGGGCAAGTTGCTCTGA
- the purD gene encoding phosphoribosylamine--glycine ligase, which produces MNILILGSGGREHALAWAALQNPKCDRLIVAPGNAGIAEIAEIATLAIEDGEAVASFAAENAVDFVIIGPEAPLAAGVADRLRASGVLVFGPNAAAAMLETSKTFTKEICDAADAPTARWARFDEAQAAHDHVVRTGAPIVVKADGLAAGKGVVVAETIEAAHAAIDDILGGPLGGEGASLVIEEFMRGEEASFFVLVDGTEILPMGTAQDHKRVGDGDTGPNTGGMGAYSPAPVMTEEVSEAALSRIVRPVVEEMARRGTPYSGILYVGLMIEDGAPRLVEFNARFGDPECQVLMMRLGAQALDAMLACAEGRLGQMRIGWADDHALTVVMAAEGYPGPYAKGSPIGGLDGLGGTSSRMVFHAGTAMSEGHVVAAGGRVLSVTARGTDLREARDRAYEMCAAIDWTDGFYRRDIGWRALGH; this is translated from the coding sequence ATGAACATTCTGATCCTCGGAAGCGGCGGGCGCGAACATGCGCTGGCATGGGCCGCACTGCAGAATCCCAAATGCGACCGGCTGATCGTGGCCCCGGGCAATGCGGGAATTGCGGAGATTGCCGAAATCGCGACGCTGGCCATCGAGGATGGCGAGGCGGTGGCAAGCTTCGCGGCTGAGAACGCTGTCGATTTCGTGATCATCGGTCCCGAGGCTCCGCTTGCCGCAGGCGTAGCGGACAGGCTCCGCGCGTCGGGCGTGCTCGTCTTCGGACCGAATGCCGCGGCTGCAATGCTCGAGACATCGAAGACCTTCACCAAGGAAATCTGCGACGCCGCGGACGCGCCCACCGCCCGCTGGGCCCGGTTCGACGAAGCGCAGGCCGCGCACGACCACGTTGTGCGGACGGGCGCACCGATCGTCGTCAAGGCCGACGGGCTCGCCGCTGGCAAGGGGGTCGTCGTGGCCGAAACGATCGAAGCGGCCCATGCGGCGATCGACGACATTCTTGGCGGTCCGCTCGGCGGCGAGGGCGCATCGCTCGTGATCGAGGAATTCATGCGGGGCGAGGAAGCGTCGTTCTTCGTCCTTGTCGACGGGACCGAGATTTTGCCGATGGGCACGGCGCAGGATCACAAGCGGGTGGGCGACGGCGATACCGGTCCCAATACCGGCGGCATGGGTGCCTACTCGCCCGCCCCCGTGATGACCGAAGAGGTAAGCGAGGCCGCCCTTTCGCGCATCGTGCGTCCCGTCGTCGAAGAGATGGCGCGCCGGGGAACGCCCTATTCCGGCATCCTCTATGTCGGTCTGATGATCGAGGACGGTGCGCCGCGACTCGTGGAATTCAACGCGCGGTTCGGTGATCCCGAATGTCAGGTGCTGATGATGCGGCTGGGTGCGCAGGCGCTCGATGCAATGCTGGCCTGCGCCGAGGGGCGATTGGGGCAGATGCGGATCGGCTGGGCCGATGACCATGCGCTGACAGTGGTGATGGCGGCCGAAGGTTATCCCGGCCCCTATGCCAAGGGCAGTCCGATCGGTGGGCTCGATGGGCTTGGCGGAACGTCGTCGCGCATGGTCTTTCATGCGGGAACGGCAATGTCCGAGGGCCACGTGGTTGCTGCGGGTGGCCGGGTGCTGAGCGTCACGGCGCGCGGCACCGATCTGCGCGAGGCCCGCGACCGCGCCTACGAGATGTGCGCCGCGATCGACTGGACCGATGGTTTCTATCGCCGCGATATCGGCTGGCGCGCACTCGGGCACTGA
- a CDS encoding nitroreductase, with protein MPDPNQAALDFLLTRRSRPAKTLSRPVPDREALAPILEAGLRAPDHKKLEPWRLVVLNGAALMRLSQLVPDRGQALGRTPEEIDKQVAQYANADLAVAVVASPVPSPDVPEAEQVLSAGAVCLQLLNAALAAGWGANWLSGWASHDPVFARDGLGLSEGEWIAGFIHIGTEKSAPPERPRPDPAAKITWIDA; from the coding sequence ATGCCAGATCCCAACCAAGCCGCACTCGATTTCCTGCTGACGCGCCGCTCGCGGCCGGCAAAGACATTGTCCCGCCCCGTACCTGACAGGGAGGCGCTCGCCCCGATCCTCGAAGCGGGGTTGCGCGCGCCTGACCACAAGAAGCTCGAGCCCTGGCGGCTCGTCGTGCTGAACGGTGCGGCGCTCATGCGGCTGTCGCAGCTCGTTCCGGATCGCGGCCAGGCGCTCGGCCGCACGCCCGAGGAAATCGACAAGCAGGTCGCGCAATACGCGAATGCCGATCTTGCCGTCGCGGTCGTCGCAAGCCCGGTCCCCAGTCCGGACGTACCCGAAGCCGAACAGGTGTTGTCCGCCGGCGCGGTCTGCCTGCAGCTTCTCAACGCCGCCCTCGCAGCCGGATGGGGGGCCAACTGGCTCAGCGGCTGGGCGAGCCACGATCCCGTCTTCGCGCGTGATGGGCTTGGCCTGTCCGAAGGCGAATGGATCGCGGGCTTCATCCATATCGGGACGGAAAAGAGCGCGCCACCCGAGCGTCCCCGCCCCGACCCCGCGGCAAAGATCACCTGGATCGACGCGTGA
- a CDS encoding EI24 domain-containing protein, whose protein sequence is MKAISDAGRAVAQMGDPTFRRVLATGIGLTVALLAAFIAIFVWMLDWLIPDRFTLPWIGEVTWIDNAVSWSSVPLLLFVSTFLMIPVASAFTSLFLDDVTDAVEARHYPELPPAPRLSFLQGLGDGFKFLGVLILANIAAFAAYLMLPPAAPFIFFALNGYLLGREYFQLIAARRLGFAGARRLRRRYAAQIWLAGCLMAVPLVVPILGLLVPVLGAATFTHLFHRLPVPDRAGRTSRGSRR, encoded by the coding sequence GTGAAGGCAATCTCCGATGCCGGACGCGCTGTCGCGCAGATGGGCGATCCGACCTTCCGTCGGGTTCTCGCAACCGGAATCGGACTGACCGTCGCCTTGCTTGCGGCGTTCATCGCAATCTTCGTCTGGATGCTCGACTGGCTGATCCCGGATCGTTTCACGCTGCCATGGATCGGCGAGGTCACGTGGATAGACAACGCGGTCTCATGGTCATCGGTGCCACTGCTTCTGTTCGTGTCGACCTTCCTGATGATCCCGGTCGCCTCGGCGTTCACGTCGTTGTTCCTCGACGACGTGACGGACGCGGTCGAAGCGCGACATTACCCCGAACTCCCGCCTGCGCCGCGTCTGTCCTTCCTGCAGGGGCTCGGTGACGGGTTCAAGTTCCTTGGCGTTCTGATCCTCGCCAACATCGCGGCCTTCGCGGCGTACCTGATGCTCCCGCCGGCCGCGCCATTCATCTTCTTCGCGCTGAACGGCTATCTTCTCGGGCGGGAATACTTCCAGTTGATCGCCGCACGCCGGCTGGGCTTTGCCGGTGCACGGCGTCTGCGCCGGCGTTACGCGGCGCAGATCTGGCTCGCGGGCTGCCTGATGGCCGTCCCGCTGGTCGTTCCGATCCTGGGGTTGCTGGTTCCAGTCCTAGGGGCGGCGACCTTTACCCACCTGTTCCATCGGCTGCCGGTTCCCGATCGAGCCGGTCGAACCAGTCGAGGTTCTCGACGCTGA
- a CDS encoding DUF1467 family protein: protein MSITSAIVLFAVIWFMVLFVVLPIGLRTQGDEGKIVPGTHAGSPASTDMWRTARWVTLITIMLWILLYVVITSGWISVENLDWFDRLDREPAADGTGG, encoded by the coding sequence ATGAGCATCACCTCCGCAATCGTCCTCTTTGCCGTGATCTGGTTCATGGTGCTGTTCGTCGTGCTGCCGATCGGCCTGAGGACACAGGGCGACGAGGGCAAGATCGTGCCAGGTACGCATGCCGGGTCGCCGGCATCGACGGATATGTGGCGCACCGCACGATGGGTGACGTTGATCACAATCATGCTGTGGATACTGCTCTACGTCGTCATCACATCCGGCTGGATCAGCGTCGAGAACCTCGACTGGTTCGACCGGCTCGATCGGGAACCGGCAGCCGATGGAACAGGTGGGTAA
- the mce gene encoding methylmalonyl-CoA epimerase yields MIGRLNHIAIAVPDLAASCRQYTQMLGADVGDAQDLPEHGVTVVFVTLPNTKVELLHPLGEASPIAGFLEKSPGGGIHHVCYEVEDILAARDRLTEEGARVLGDGTPRTGAHGKPVLFLHPKDFDGCLIELEQV; encoded by the coding sequence ATGATCGGACGCCTCAATCATATCGCCATCGCCGTGCCGGATCTGGCGGCATCCTGCCGTCAGTATACTCAGATGCTCGGCGCTGATGTCGGTGACGCGCAGGATCTGCCGGAACATGGCGTGACGGTCGTCTTCGTCACGCTGCCGAACACCAAGGTCGAGCTTTTGCACCCGCTGGGAGAGGCGAGCCCGATCGCGGGCTTCCTCGAGAAGTCGCCCGGTGGCGGCATCCACCACGTCTGCTACGAAGTGGAGGACATCCTCGCGGCCCGCGACCGGCTGACGGAGGAGGGCGCGCGGGTCCTTGGGGACGGCACGCCCAGGACAGGCGCACACGGCAAGCCGGTGCTGTTCCTGCACCCCAAGGATTTCGACGGCTGCCTCATCGAACTGGAGCAGGTATGA
- a CDS encoding response regulator encodes MPDILDEFLFPRRPTAERPLLGQTVLIVEDSRFAGETMRLMCLRGGARIRRADSLRSAARHLKTYRPTIVVVDLGLPDGSGLDLIRQLSAASPRVPALLAVSGDPMQEDAAMRAGADDFLTKPFGSVAAFHAAILSRLPETAQPQGPRIVSNEIVVADPSALGDDYALIMDLLKVENDDTVMAYAASFAINLAHSTGDAELLAAGRAQQTALTDGERAGDAHGDLGALVRRRMTVDGSLAV; translated from the coding sequence ATGCCGGATATTTTGGACGAATTCCTTTTTCCCCGCCGCCCCACAGCCGAAAGGCCACTCCTCGGGCAAACGGTCCTCATCGTCGAAGACAGCCGCTTTGCCGGAGAGACGATGCGGCTGATGTGCCTGCGCGGCGGTGCGCGCATCCGGCGGGCGGACAGCCTGCGCTCGGCAGCGCGGCACCTCAAGACCTATCGGCCGACGATCGTGGTCGTCGATCTCGGGCTGCCGGACGGATCAGGCCTCGATCTCATCCGTCAGCTTTCGGCAGCGAGCCCGCGCGTCCCGGCATTGCTGGCGGTATCGGGAGATCCCATGCAGGAAGATGCGGCGATGCGCGCCGGTGCCGACGATTTCCTGACGAAGCCTTTCGGATCGGTCGCAGCGTTTCACGCGGCCATCCTCTCGCGGCTACCTGAAACCGCGCAGCCGCAGGGCCCTCGCATCGTCAGCAACGAGATCGTCGTGGCCGACCCCTCCGCACTCGGCGACGACTATGCACTCATCATGGATCTTCTGAAGGTTGAGAACGACGACACGGTCATGGCCTATGCCGCGAGCTTTGCGATCAATCTCGCGCACAGCACCGGCGATGCCGAGCTACTGGCTGCCGGCCGCGCACAGCAAACAGCCCTGACCGACGGCGAGAGAGCGGGAGACGCGCATGGCGATCTTGGCGCACTCGTGCGCCGTCGCATGACAGTCGACGGATCGTTGGCCGTTTAA